The Rhizoctonia solani chromosome 4, complete sequence genome contains a region encoding:
- a CDS encoding major facilitator superfamily transporter, translating into MTPPLWSVGVGGNLPVDSAIFLEFLPGTHQYLLTILSIWWAFGQLLGSLIAWPIISNYSCDATATTCARRDNMGWRYFLIAMGGLMIVLWFIRFFVFRLYESPKYLMGRGRFAEAVEVVHAVAKYNGKSVSLTTEELETAGVSGNHANTAKGIEEGPRELDTTARAALKRKFEQFNGDHVRSLFATRKMAISTSLVIAIWAIIGLAFPLYNSFVTYFLATRGADFGDGSVYITYRNQVILSVIGVPGALLGGWAVEVPFLGRRGTLSITTILTGVFLFASTTARSSDALLGWNCGYSFTSNIMYGVLYAMTPELFPTKDRGTGNGIAATANRIFGIMAPIIALYANLSTSVPIYVSGALFILAGFVALLLPFEPRGKASL; encoded by the exons ATGACGCCTCCTTTATGGAGTGTCGGC GTGGGGGGTAATCTTCCTGTGGATAGCGCTATATTCTTAGAATTTCTGCCGGGCACTCACCAGTATCTCTTAACAATACTGTCAATTTGGTGGGCGTTCGGTCAATTACTTGGGAGCTTAATAGCATGGCCGATTATTTCGAACTACTCGTGCGACGCAACCGCGACGACATGTGCTCGTAGAGATAACATG GGGTGGCGCTACTTCCTCATTGCCATGGGTGGTCTCATGATAGTACTATGGTTCATCCGATTTTTCGTATTCCGTCTTTACGAATCACCGAAATACCTGATGGGTCGTGGTCGATTCGCCGAGGCAGTCGAAGTCGTTCACGCCGTTGCCAAGTATAATGGCAAGTCTGTATCACTGACGACCGAAGAGCTCGAGACCGCAGGTGTCTCTGGCAATCATGCGAACACGGCAAAGGGTATCGAGGAAGGCCCTCGTGAATTAGATACGACTGCTCGAGCCGCGCTTAAGCGCAAGTTTGAGCAATTCAACGGAGACCATGTCCGATCCTTGTTTGCAACGAGGAAGATGGCTATTTCGACCTCGTTAGTCATCGCGATTTGGG CTATTATTGGCTTGGCGTTCCCGTTGTATAATTCATTTGTCACCTATTTCCTTGCTACTCGAGGAGCTGACTTTGGCGATGGATCGGTCTACATAACATACCGCAACCAGGTTATACTCAGCGTCATTGGTGTACCCGGGGCTCTTTTAGGAGGATGGGCTGTCGAGGTACCCTTCCTGGGACGGCGTGGAACACTTTCGATTACTACAA TTCTCACTGGTGTCTTTCTATTCGCTAGCACAACCGCCCGTAGTTCTGATGCACTGCTCGGGTGGAACTGCGGGTACAGCTTTACCAGCAAC ATCATGTACGGCGTACTGTACGCAATGACTCCTGAGCTATTCCCAACAAAAGATAGAGGAACTGGAAACGGCATCGCCGCAACCGCAAATCGTATTTTTGGTATCATGGCTCCTATTATTGCATTATATGCAAATTTATCG ACCTCGGTGCCTATCTACGTGTCAGGCGCTCTCTTCATTCTGGCTGGATTTGTTGCCCTCTTACTTCCATTCGAACCACGGGGGAAAGCTTCATTGTAA
- a CDS encoding DDE superfamily endonuclease: protein MTISNKKRQQLQALEKARANQKRIKTAHFDNEDNNNKSVFKPLDLYNDSETSLCRLGVDVVYIAPDPCGSELDHPPAYPNSPNSFDSDSSDSEGDSNSGSSSGELPWELSYYRPPTVAQAQTALATLDSARRTQLPSGGYKYKDLDRITAERYTAIQACLNQFLEAEPKGKKFIQASKDAARMHNRRDTYAQTIRWWNVSTLEDEDVSSAIRLHLQKAGKLAGAQDVVDFLSDPEVYIPFLKKIERRQIIYNRDGVEDPTRPLQLLPGKKPIILWFHDETIFYANDRRKVRWVFVGESPVPHKKGEGCSLMVADFVCAEFGWLRGPNGESARVTMFPGGDKDGWFTNDRVILQLEDAVKIVNEHFPQFTHIFVYDNAPSHTKRSLSSLSAYGMPKGPLLDWPYYKDKDDKRVFVRMENGFLPDGSPQEFYDPNEPNRFKGMSWILRERGLGHLADLNAVCTKGCEPGKTDCCCRWVMMNQPDFNNRESGLQEAARELGTEVVFLPKYHCELSMIEQVWGYAKRDYRDNPPNSSSKKLKENALKALESPPILSMRKFAARSQRFADGYDHGMDGSQAAAWATTIFKHHRETPAHIPYNEIAPNYVHTTNN from the exons ATGACTATCAGCAATAAAAAAAGGCAGCAATTACAGGCTCTTGAAAAGGCCAGGGCCAAT CAAAAACGTATAAAAACAGCTCATTTTGACAATgaagacaacaacaacaaaagtGTATTCAAGCCACTGGACTTGTACAATGACTCTGAGACATCACTCTGCAGACTAGGAGTGGATGTAGTCTATATAG CCCCTGACCCCTGTGGCTCCGAACTGGATCATCCTCCAGCTTATCCCAATTCCCCCAATTCTTTTGACTCTGACTCTTCTGATTCTGAAGGAGATTCCAACTCTGGCTCTAGCAGTGGAGAACTCCCATGGGAACTTAGTTATTACCGCCCACCAACTGTTGCCCAAGCGCAGACAGCACTTGCCACACTTGATTCTGCACGCCGGACCCAACTTCCATCAGGTGGATACAAGTACAAAGACCTGGACCGGATCACTGCTGAGCGATACACTGCAATACAAGCCTGTCTGAACCAATTCCTTGAGGCTGAGCCAAAAGGAAAGAAATTTATTCAGGCATCCAAGGATGCAGCACGTATGCATAATCGAAGAGATACATATGCCCAAACAATCC GTTGGTGGAACGTATCCACActggaggatgaggatgtgtCATCTGCAATCAGGCTTCACTTACAGAAAGCTGGGAAGTTGGCGGGTGCACAGGATGTGGTGGACTTTCTGTCTGATCCAGAG GTATACATACCTTTCCTGAAGAAAATCGAGCGGCGGCAAATAATTTATAATCGGGATGGTGTTGAAGATCCTACACGTCCATTGCAATTACTACCTGGCAAGAAACCCATTATTTTGTGGTTTCACGACGAGACAATTTTTTACGCAAACGATCGTCGTAAAGTTCGATGGGTCTTTGTTGGAGAAAGCCCAGTACCACACAAGAAAGGAGAGGGGTGTAGTTTAATGGTGGCCGACTTTGTGTGTGCAGAGTTTGGGTGGTTGCGTGGACCGAATGG TGAATCTGCGAGAGTAACAATGTTTCCCGGGGGCGACAAAGATGGATGGTTTACAAACGACCGTGTCATTCTTCAACTAGAGGATGCTGTCAAAATTGTCAACGAACACTTCCCCCAGTTCACTCACATATTTGTGTACGACAATGCTCCTTCGCACACGAAACGCTCGCTTTCCTCACTTTCCGCTTATGGAATGCCCAAGGGTCCGCTTCTGGACTGGCCTTactacaaggacaaggacgacAAACGCGTGTTTGTGAGAATGGAGAATGGTTTTCTCCCAGACGGCTCACCCCAGGAGTTCTATGACCCAAACGAACCCAATCGTTTCAAGGGAATGTCGTGGATTCTTCGAGAGCGCGGTCTCGGTCATCTTGCCGATTTGAACGCAGTTTGCACGAAGGGATGTGAACCAGGGAAGACTGACTGTTGCTGTCGTTGGGTAATGATGAACCAGCCAGATTTCAATAATCGTGAATCAGGCTTACAAGAGGCTGCTCGAGAGCTGGGAACTGAAGTGGTATTTCTCCCAAAGTACCACTGTGAGCTGAGTATGATAGAGCAAGTCTGGGGATACGCAAAAAGAGACTATCGAGATAATCCCCCTAATAGTAGCTCAAAAAAGTTGAAGGAGAACGCACTAAAGGCATTAGAATCACCCCCAATTTTATCGATGCGCAA GTTCGCTGCTCGTTCTCAACGTTTTGCCGATGGATATGACCATGGTATGGACGGGTCCCAAGCTGCTGCGTGGGCTACAACGATATTCAAACATCACCGAGAGACCCCAGCACATATTCCGTACAACGAGATTGCTCCTAACTATGTACATACAACAAACAATTAA
- a CDS encoding Ferric reductase like transmembrane component: protein MANYHRVYSWKETDPKYAYAFTAGWVSVALTIAIFRLPNALRSLWQEPGRIHPALALGIREGTEAPKYGSSAHSIPSAGRSKITVWASVVGAWLMYVPPGFKLDVGQCLVVTSYLLLAAFCIFDHPNLLSFPNRPGFIAVAQFPVLFLTAAKYNPLFAFIGRGHDKLNFLHRWVGRGVSLAVAVHAVFWVWKRFRTGKACRLYTYQADTTGIAATIVLAIMLVLSRSQVRRRCYELFFVSHVVGTVIFMVLIFFHVKWYLAGTWILTPTIIYALDLALRSIRFRVKDAKLEAIDDQMTLIHIQNCGSGWRAGQHVHVRLIAPTGVSNESHSFSVVNAPRASKFKNSVFSQSAPPATPNSATPLIQNTDTPNTEEQGLLTLAARVTGTWTRDLNSLAQTGVPSILQPGTAQPLAPAEGTPAADLKSPIRVLVDGPYGAPPKPLGERVVMVCGGSGAAYIFGVLADWLDEGDVFPEDDEDEDESGSHQSSGPSCVHSILLIWYIREARCVRWFADNLRRIGALARARGVSIVLRICVTREQGRRISSEDSVDSPSGAAKDFRLSTLSELDARQHSYIVTTKSKSGLLGLGLPGSVEFARPCIGDIVQEQINAWAAPEVDVESEGDAYEQIAGEESDDDDAHSLSTGGASSLLPTGGRRGTGVFVVCCGPMPMVRETKAAVARLPARGIRRAGGVWVHTEAYEL, encoded by the exons ATGGCCAACTACCACCGGGTTTACAGTTGGAAAGAAACCGACCCCAAGTATGCTTATGCATTCACTGCAGGATGGGTTTCTGTTGCTCTTACTATCGCAATTTTCCGACTCCCCAATGCTTTACGCTCTCTTTGGCAAGAACCTGGCCGAATTCATCCGGCCTTAGCTCTAGGCATCCGAGAAGGGACTGAGGCGCCTAAATATGGGAGCTCTGCACACTCTATTCCTTCGGCTGGTCGTTCCAAGATAACAGTATGGGCATCTGTGGTTGGTGCATGGTTGATGTATGTTCCCCCCGGTTTCAAGCTCGATGTCGGGCAGT GTCTTGTTGTAACATCCTACCTCTTGCTTGCCGCCTTTTGCATCTTTGATCACCCTAACCTCTTGAGTTTTCCCAACCGACCAG GCTTCATCGCTGTTGCCCAATTCCCCGTTCTTTTCCTCACGGCGGCCAAATACAACCCGTTATTTGCATTTATCGGGAGAGGACACGACAAGCTTAATTTTTTGCACCGATGGGTGGGCCGTGGAGTATCACTAGCTGTGGCGGTTCACGCTGTGTTCTGGGTGTGGAAGCGCTTCAGGACCGGAAAGGCATGCAGGTTGTATACCTATCAGGCGGATACAACTGGAATAGCCGCTACTATTGTACTGGCCATTATGCTAGTGCTGTCGCGCAGCCAGGTCAGAAGACGATGCTATGAGTTATTCTTTGTGTCCCA TGTGGTCGGCACTGTTATATTTATGGTTCTTATTTTCTTCCATGTAAAGTGGTATTTGGCCGGCACTTGGATTTTGACACCGACGATCATTTACGCCCTTGATCTTGCTTTACGATCCATCCGATTCCGAGTCAAGGACGCAAAGCTTGAGGCAATTGACGATCAGATGACGTTG ATTCATATTCAAAATTGCGGTTCGGGCTGGCGGGCTGGACAACACGTTCATGTCCGTCTCATCGCACCGACTGGTGTCTCCAACGAGTCGCATTCCTTTTCGGTTGTCAATGCGCCTCGTGCGTCCAAGTTCAAAAACTCAGTTTTCTCACAATCAGCTCCCCCCGCAACTCCAAACTCGGCAACGCCCCTGATACAAAACACGGACACACCGAACACGGAAGAGCAAGGCCTTCTCACGCTGGCAGCACGTGTGACAGGTACATGGACAAGAGACCTAAACTCGCTTGCCCAAACAGGAGTTCCATCTATCTTGCAACCCGGTACCGCGCAACCTTTGGCACCGGCTGAAGGCACTCCAGCGGCAGACCTCAAGAGCCCAATACGTGTACTTGTAGATGGTCCATATGGCGCTCCACCGAAACCTTTAGGAGAACGAGTGGTCATGGTTTGCGGTGGATCCGGCGCTGCCTACATTTTCGGAGTGCTCGCTGATTGGCTTGACGAAGGAGATGTGTTTCCCGAGGatgacgaggacgaagacgagTCGGGCTCGCACCAATCATCAGGACCTTCATGTGTCCACAGTATTCTTCTTATATGGTACATCCGGGAAGCTCGATGCGTACGTTGGTTTGCCGACAACCTGCGACGCATAGGGGCCTTGGCTCGCGCACGAGGAGTCAGCATCGTTTTGCGGATTTGCGTAACTCGAGAACAAGGTCGACGGATCTCCAGCGAGGATAGCGTCGATAGTCCTAGTGGAGCGGCCAAGGATTTCCGGCTTTCTACTCTTTCAGAACTCGATGCTCGACAGCACTCGTATATTGTTACAACCAAGAGCAAGAGTGGACTTTTGGGACTTGGCCTACCTGGAAGCGTTGAGTTTGCGCGCCCTTGCATTGGTGACATTGTACAAGAACAGATCAACGCATGGGCAGCACCCGAAGTAGACGTCGAGAGCGAAGGAGATGCATATGAGCAGATTGCAGGAGAGGAGagtgatgatgacgatgcaCATAGTCTATCTACTGGAGGTGCATCCTCTTTGCTCCCTACTGGTGGGCGCAGAGGAACGGGGGTGTTTGTTGTATGCTGCGGACCCATGCCAATGGTTCGTGAGACCAAGGCGGCTGTGGCGCGTCTTCCTGCTCGCGGGATTCGACGCGCCGGGGGTGTATGGGTTCATACGGAGGCTTACGAGCTATGA
- a CDS encoding Lipase (class 3) encodes MIFTSALTVTAFAAAALAGSIVPRGTTNAPADVIDKIQLHAALPWRHTSTQVDASRPSRDLRYYSNLRVQPGRTGTLTIPMNATKEVNIVFRGTLSLRNGQTNADSTPTPVSWPGCTGCTVHHGFYTNYLDAKNYTNGFATAFNAASALGYKVNCVGHSLGAAVAAMQLPLGWTLALAKTSSSKVYRVVNGGDSVPAQVLDATYVHHGVGYKRDGSNARTLVCASDTDPECAGGSNVVDQYW; translated from the exons ATGATCTTCACTTCGGCTCTTACTGTCACGGCGTTTGCCGCTGCCGCTTTGGCCGGTTCCATCGTACCCAGGGGAACAACCAATGCTCCCGCCGATGTTATTGACAAGATTCAACTTCATGCCGCCTTGCCATGGCGGCATACATCAACCCAGGTGGATGCGAGTCGTCCATCTCGGGATCTAAGGTACTACAGCAATTTACGAGTCCAGCCGGGCAGAACGGGCACGTTGACCATCCCT ATGAATGCAACCAAGGAGGTGAACATTGTATTCCGCG GTACATTGAGCCTTCGAAATGGGCAGACCAACGCAGATAGCACGCCCACCCCTGTTAGCTGGCCAG GATGTACTGGCTGCACCGTTCACCATGGCTTCTACACCAAC TACCTGGACGCCAAGAACTATACCAACGGATTCGCAACTGCGTTCAACGCCGCCTCAGCTCTG GGCTATAAAGTCAACTG TGTTGGCCACTCTCTAGGGGCTGCGGTTGCTGCAAT GCAGCTGCCACTTGGGTGGACTCTCGCCTTGG CAAAAACTTCAAGCTCTAAGGTATACCGTGTTGTCAACGGAGGG GACTCGGTTCCGGCTCAAGTTCTTGATGCGACCTACGTACACCATGGAGTTGGCTATAAGCGTGATGGTTCTAATGCAAGAACCTTGGTTTGTGCCAGTGACACTGATCCCGAGTGTGCCGGAGGGAGTAACGTTGTTGATCAGTAT TGGTAG
- a CDS encoding Tyrosine kinase family catalytic domain protein, whose amino-acid sequence MPQSQAPGSRRNVILHDRHEGAVNSVVFSPDGNSVVSGSHDSTIRIWDAQSTFSRGDPIKGHIWPWGVKSVSYSPLGDMIASGSGDSTVRLWDPNTGQQINQPFKGHEDGVASVAFSPDANLIVSGSNDTTVQLWNLKGGKSPGPFTGHTDWVNTVTFSHDGTRIVSGSGDRTIRVWDIERGEAMTIDGHTWGVNSVALSPDDTQILSGSHDGTASLWDIRSGKMIGNPYKGHNWWVSSVAFSPDGVRFVSGSGDSTVRVWDTRRGDLITEPFEEHTSWVYAVAFSPCGTRIASGSNDNAVMIWDIENSSDSDDDDGSTIALEDDKDSSVLRSDNSGKVTRNMTMKDMFDRLLDHGCIDLSTRMDIRQDNARILTGGSFGDVWKGELYSGNKVAIKAWRSSEIDNHDYKTLKRATREIFYWSRMKHDNIHQLMGIIIFKGAFLGMVSEWMDDGNLREYILRNPRVDRYQMAIQVASGLAYMHNSQAIHGDLKAMNVLVSSEGVAKLSDFDFSIMSGVSLAFSGSSSNNQPGSTRWAAPELLSETPSKRSKQSDVYALGMTILVRKDSGNIYWKHSLSGLQNGLSSNIDGAKKSSTNSSDRPDQG is encoded by the exons ATGCCTCAGTCCCAGGCACCAGGATCTCGGCGGAACGTGATCCTCCACG ATAGACATGAAGGCGCAGTCAATTCAGTAGTATTCTCACCGGACGGCAATTCGGTCGTTTCTGGGTCTCATGACAGCACTATTCGCATTTGGGACGCGCAGAGCACGTTCTCGAGAGGCGACCCAATAAAGGGACATATTTGGCCATGGGGTGTGAAATCGGTCTCCTATTCTCCCCTCGGTGATATGATAGCTTCTGGATCTGGCGACTCGACGGTTCGCTTGTGGGATCCGAACACTGGTCAACAAATAAACCAACCGTTCAAAGGACATGAGGATGGCGTTGCCTCGGTTGCGTTCTCTCCGGACGCCAATCTCATTGTTTCGGGTTCGAATGATACCACTGTGCAGCTGTGGAATCTTAAAGGCGGTAAATCCCCTGGCCCATTTACCGGGCATACAGACTGGGTCAATACCGTGACATTCTCTCACGACGGCACCCGGATAGTTTCAGGTTCAGGAGATCGAACAATACGTGTTTGGGATATTGAGCGAGGGGAAGCGATGACCATAGATGGTCACACCTGGGGAGTCAATTCAGTCGCGCTCTCCCCCGACGACACACAGATTTTGTCAGGCTCACACGATGGGACTGCCAGTCTGTGGGATATCCGAAGTGGAAAAATGATAGGTAATCCGTACAAAGGGCACAACTGGTGGGTCAGCTCTGTCGCCTTTTCTCCTGATGGAGTCCGGTTCGTCTCTGGTTCCGGAGATTCGACTGTTCGCGTTTGGGATACACGAAGAGGGGATTTGATTACTGAGCCGTTTGAGGAGCATACGAGCTGGGTGTATGCGGTTGCATTTTCGCCCTGCGGAACACGCATTGCGTCAGGCTCAAACGACAACGCAGTTATGATTTGGGACATAGAAAACAGCTCTGATTCAGACGATGATGATGGCTCTACGATTGCACTTGAAGATGACAAAGACTCAAGTGTTCTTAGATCCGATAACTCAGGAAAGGTTACCCGGAATATG ACTATGAAGGACATGTTCGACCGTCTGCTTGATCATGGTTGTATTGACCTGTCGACCCGAATGGACATCAGACAGGATAATGCCAGAATACTCACTGGGGGTAGCTTTGGTGATGTATGGAAGGGGGAGCTGTACAGCGGAAATAAGGTAGCAATTAAGGCATGGCGCTCTTCCGAAATTGACAATCACGACTACAAAACGCTCAAG CGCGCTACACGAGAGATATTCTACTGGTCAAGAATGAAACATGATAATATCCATCAGTTGATGGGTATTATTATCTTCAAAGGAGCATTTCTCGGGATGGTTTCGGAGTGGATGGATGATGGTAACCTACGTGAATATATACTAAGAAACCCTCGGGTCGACCGGTACCAAATG GCTATTCAAGTCGCCTCAGGcctcgcatatatgcataatAGTCAAGCG ATACACGGTGACCTCAAAGCC ATGAATGTCTTGGTTTCCTCCGAAGGTGTCGCCAAGCTAAGCGATTTCGACTTCTCGATTATGTCAGGAGTTAGTCTCGCTTTCTCTGGAAGTAGTAGTAACAACCAACCTGGAAGCACGCGATGGGCG GCACCAGAGCTACTGTCGGAAACCCCTTCCAAGAGGAGCAAGCAGAGTGACGTATACGCCCTTGGAATG ACAATACTTGTGAG AAAAGACTCAGGAAATATTTACTGGAAACATTCCTTATCCGGATTGCAAAATGGATTATCGAGTAATATTGATGGTGCAAAAAAAAGTTCTACCAACTCGTCCGATAGACCGGATCAAGGATGA